One window of the Eucalyptus grandis isolate ANBG69807.140 chromosome 6, ASM1654582v1, whole genome shotgun sequence genome contains the following:
- the LOC104450470 gene encoding phosphatidylinositol 4-phosphate 5-kinase 1 has translation MHEALLLDERSSLTKKKKSSSEEEEEEGGIRVTVVSDKDGRKPPLELVVAPPIVVSRSRSQAGTRRVAPAVATAAGRAVEKPLPNGDLYIGSFSGNAPHGSGKYLWADGCMYEGEWRRGKASGKGKFSWPSGATFEGEFKSGRMEGLGTFVGADGDTYRGSWNADRKHGYGQKRYANGDFYEGTWKRNLQDGQGRYVWRNGNEYEGEWRNGVISGRGVLTWANGNRYEGHWENGVPKGNGVFIWPDGGRYSISWNKDLKIQQQLEGAFYPGNGKSNDAAYVAEHLMLATMRKRSSVDGARGSLTERNFPRICIWESDGEAGDITCDIIDNVPASIFYRNGMGFGHDGFTDFRRGPCCFSDDAKKPGQTISKGHKNYDLMLNLQLGISYSVGKQSDLRDLRPSDFDPKEKFWTRFPPEGSKVTPPHQSVEFRWKDYCPMVFRHLRELFQVDPADYMVAICGNDALRELSSPGKSGSFFYLTQDDRFMIKTVKKSEVKVLIRMLRSYFHHVRKYENSLVTKFFGVHCVKPIGGQKTRFIVMANLFCSEYRIHRRFDLKGSSHGRMTDKPEEEIDETTTLKDLDLNFVFRLQRSWFQELKTQIEQDCEFLEAEGIMDYSLLVGLHFRDTSTCDKMGLSPFVLRTGRKDSYQNEKFMRGCRFLEAELQDMDRVLAGRKPLIRLGANMPARAERMARRSDFDQYTQGGVSHLTPSRNSETYEVVLYFGIIDILQDYDITKKIEHAYKSFQADPTSISAVDPKLYSKRFRDFIGRIFIEER, from the exons atgcatgagGCGTTGTTGCTGGATGAGCGGAGTTCgctgacgaagaagaagaagtcgtcgtccgaggaggaggaggaggagggcgggaTTAGGGTCACGGTGGTCTCCGACAAGGACGGCCGGAAGCCCCCCCTGGAGCTCGTCGTGGCGCCCCCGATCGTCGTCAGCCGGAGCCGATCGCAGGCCGGGACCCGACGGGTCGCCCCGGCGGTGGCCACCGCCGCCGGGAGGGCCGTCGAGAAGCCTCTCCCCAACGGAGATCTATACATCGGGAGCTTCTCGGGGAATGCGCCGCACGGATCTGGCAAGTACCTGTGGGCCGACGGTTGCATGTACGAGGGCGAGTGGAGGCGGGGCAAGGCCTCCGGGAAGGGCAAGTTCTCTTGGCCCTCCGGCGCCACCTTCGAGGGCGAGTTCAAGTCCGGCCGGATGGAGGGCCTCGGGACCTTCGTCGGCGCCGACGGCGACACATACCGCGGCTCCTGGAACGCCGATCGGAAGCACGGCTACGGCCAGAAGCGGTACGCCAACGGCGACTTCTACGAGGGCACCTGGAAGCGGAACCTGCAGGACGGGCAGGGCCGGTACGTGTGGAGGAACGGGAACGAGTACGAGGGCGAGTGGCGCAACGGCGTGATCTCCGGCCGCGGCGTGCTGACGTGGGCCAACGGCAACCGGTACGAAGGGCACTGGGAGAACGGGGTCCCGAAGGGGAATGGCGTGTTCATCTGGCCAGACGGCGGTCGCTATTCCATCTCTTGGAACAAGGACTTGAAGATTCAGCAGCAATTGGAGGGGGCGTTCTACCCGGGCAACGGGAAGAGCAACGACGCGGCCTATGTCGCCGAGCATTTGATGCTCGCCACGATGCGGAAGCGGTCCTCCGTGGACGGCGCGAGGGGGAGCTTGACGGAGAGGAACTTCCCCAGGATATGTATTTGGGAGTCCGACGGCGAGGCTGGGGACATCACTTGCGACATCATCGACAATGTGCCGGCGTCCATCTTCTACCGTAACGGGATGGGGTTCGGCCACGACGGGTTTACGGATTTTAGGAGGGGACCTTGTTGTTTCAGTGACGATGCCAAGAAGCCAGGCCAGACGATCTCGAAAGGGCACAAGAACTACGACTTGATGCTCAATTTGCAATTGGGTATCAG ttaCTCTGTCGGGAAGCAGAGCGACCTGCGGGATTTGAGGCCGAGCGACTTCGATCCGAAGGAGAAGTTCTGGACGAGGTTTCCGCCGGAAGGATCAAAGGTTACGCCGCCCCATCAATCGGTGGAATTCCGCTGGAAGGATTATTGCCCAATGGTGTTCAG GCACTTGAGGGAGCTGTTTCAAGTGGATCCTGCCGATTACATGGTAGCGATTTGCGGCAACGACGCATTGAGAGAGCTCTCTTCGCCGGGGAAGAGTGGCAGCTTCTTCTACCTTACCCAGGATGACAGATTTATGATAAAAACTGTGAAGAAGTCCGAAGTTAAG GTGCTTATAAGGATGCTCCGTAGCTATTTCCATCATGTCCGCAAGTACGAAAATTCCCTGGTGACAAAGTTCTTCGGTGTGCACTGTGTCAAACCTATCGGTGGCCAGAAG ACCCGGTTCATTGTCATGGCGAACTTGTTTTGCTCAGAATACCGAATACATCGGCGGTTTGATCTGAAAGGATCCTCCCATGGCCGCATGACAGATAAACCCGAGGAGGAGATTGATGAAACAACAACCCTGAAGGATCTCgatctcaattttgtatttcgcCTGCAACGGAGTTGGTTTCAAGAGCTCAAGAC GCAAATCGAGCAAGACTGTGAGTTCTTGGAAGCAGAGGGAATAATGGATTATAGTCTATTGGTTGGTCTTCATTTTCGGGATACCAGCACGTGTGACAAAATGGGGTTGTCTCCGTTCGTGTTGCGAACTG GCAGAAAAGATTCTTATCAGAATGAAAAGTTCATGCGGGGCTGCCGTTTCCTTGAGGCAGAGCTACAAGACATGGACCGAGTTTTAGCTGGCAG GAAACCCTTGATACGGTTAGGAGCAAATATGCCTGCGAGAGCAGAGAGGATGGCTCGGAGGAGTGATTTTGACCAGTACACTCAAGGGGGCGTGAGCCATTTGACGCCTTCACGGAACAGCGAGACATATGAGGTTGTTCTATACTTCGGCATCATCGACATCCTACAGGATTACGACATCACCAAGAAGATAGAGCATGCATATAAATCCTTCCAAGCTGATCCCACCTCTATCTCGGCGGTGGATCCAAAACTCTATTCCAAGAGATTCCGGGATTTTATAGGAAGAATCTTCATAGAGGAAAGGTAG
- the LOC104450471 gene encoding oxysterol-binding protein-related protein 1C isoform X1, which produces MNPFCCISPVSDQHKPSPALTSRLPMSSAAARSDPAAVRLGNHFGHGHGHARNGSCGDQNRLGQRPTADAGVAGMPSAREQPAVDVKINDIVGNGISGMLYKWVNYGKGWRPRWFVLQDGVLSYYKIHGPDKIAVNKETERGSKVIGEESMRRVSRTSPGQSQLRRKPFGEIHLKVSSIRESKSDDKRFSIFTGTKRLHLRAETREDRLTWMEALQAVKDMFPRMSNSELMAPMDNLAVSTEKLRQRLQEEGLHEAAILDSEQIMRSEFASLQSQLLLLKQKQWLLTDTLRQLETEKVDLENTVVDESQKQHTDHGAASISRQDKCSAEASASESDADTERVDAAEEETDDEVHTFFDTHDFLSSGSFKSNGSEVRRSSVSSDDGIYGADSEDDVDPSIKSVGRNFPYVKRRKKLPDPVEKEKGVSLWSMIKDNIGKDLTKVCLPVYFNEPLSSLQKCFEDLEYSYLIDQAYEWGRRGNSLMRILNVAAFAISGYASTEGRICKPFNPLLGETYEADYPDKGVRFFSEKVSHHPMIVACHCEGTGWRFWGDSNLKSKFWGRSIQLDPTGVLTIEFDDGEIFQWSKVTTSIYNLILGKLYCEHYGTMRIQGNRGYSCKLKFKEQSIIDRNPHQVHGIVQDRNGKTAATLFGKWDESVHYVHGDCSEKGKGFESLSEARLLWKRSRPPQFPTRYNLTHFAMTLNELTPGLKEKLPPTDSRLRPDQRHLENGEYEMANSEKLRLEQRQRLARNMQERGWKPRWFAKDKGSEAFRYLGGYWEAREKGNWESCPDIFGQIPSDQLLD; this is translated from the exons ATGAACCCGTTCTGCTGCATCTCCCCGGTCTCCGATCAACacaagccctcgccggccctcacctccCGCCTCCCCAtgtcctccgccgccgccagaTCCGATCCGGCGGCCGTCCGGCTCGGGAACCACTTCGGCCATGGCCACGGCCACGCGCGGAACGGCAGCTGTGGCGATCAGAACCGGCTCGGCCAGCGGCCTACGGCGGACGCGGGGGTGGCGGGGATGCCGTCGGCGAGGGAGCAGCCGGCGGTCGACGTGAAGATCAACGACATCGTGGGGAACGGCATATCGGGAATGCTGTACAAGTGGGTGAATTACGGTAAAGGCTGGAGGCCGAGGTGGTTCGTGTTGCAGGACGGCGTGTTGTCGTACTACAAGATACACGGACCTGATAAAATCGCGGTTAACAAGGAGACGGAGAGGGGATCGAAGGTTATAGGTGAAGAATCGATGAGGAGGGTCTCCAGGACTTCCCCCGGTCAATCGCAGCTTCGGCGTAAGCCTTTCGGTGAAATTCATCTCAAG GTTTCATCTATCCGCGAAAGTAAGTCAGATGACAAGaggttttcaattttcacgGGAACCAAAAGGCTTCACCTAAGGGCAGAGACGCGGGAAGATCGATTGACTTGGATGGAAGCATTGCAGGCTGTCAAGGACATGTTTCCACGAATGTCCAACAGTGAGCTTATGGCTCCAATGGACAATTTGGCTGTGTCAACTGAAAAGTTGAGGCAGAGGCTTCAGGAAGAGGGTTTGCATGAGGCAGCCATTTTGGACAGTGAACAGATTATGAGGAGTGAGTTTGCTTCTCTGCAGAGCCAGCTGCTTCTGCTTAAACAGAAGCAGTGGTTGCTTACTGACACTTTGCGGCAATTAGAG ACAGAGAAAGTGGATTTGGAGAACACTGTGGTTGATGAGAGCCAGAAACAGCACACCGATCATGGGGCTGCTTCCATTTCAAGGCAAGACAAGTGCAGTG caGAAGCAAGTGCAAGTGAATCAGATGCTGATACTGAAAGAGTTGATGCTGCAGAAGAAGAAACAGATGACGAAGTCCATACTTTCTTTGATACTCATGATTTTTTATCGTCTGGCTCTTTCAAAAGTAACGGATCTGAAGTCCGGAGATCATCTGTCTCTTCAGATGACGGAATTTATGGGGCTGACTCAGAAGATGACGTTGACCCCTCCATTAAATCCGTTGGCAGAAATTTTCCTTATGTCAAACGGCGCAAGAAGTTGCCTGATCCTGTCGAAAAGGAGAAGGGTGTCAGTCTCTGGTCAATGATAAAGGATAACATTGGGAAAGATCTTACAAAAGTTTGTCTTCCTGTTTACTTCAATGAGCCCCTTTCGTCTCTCCAGAAgtgttttgaagatttggaataTTCATATCTTATTGATCAGGCCTACGAATGGGGTAGAAGG GGTAACAGCCTCATGAGGATTCTTAATGTTGCTGCTTTTGCTATATCTGGATATGCttcaactgaaggaagaatttGCAAACCATTCAATCCATTATTGGGGGAGACCTATGAAGCTGACTATCCTGATAAAGGAGTCCGTTTTTTCTCAGAGAAG GTCAGTCATCATCCCATGATAGTGGCATGTCACTGTGAAGGAACTGGATGGAGATTCTGGGGAGACAGCAATTTAAAGAGCAAATTTTGGGGCCGGTCAATTCAGCTTGACCCAACTGGTGTCTTGACTATAGAATTTGATGACGGGGAAATTTTCCAATGGAGTAAG gttaCAACATCTATATACAATCTCATATTGGGAAAATTGTACTGCGAACATTATGGCACTATGCGCATACAAGGAAATCGTGGCTATTCATGTAAGCTGAAATTTAAGGAACAGTCCATTATAGACAGAAATCCTCACCag GTGCATGGCATTGTCCAAGATAGAAATGGAAAGACAGCGGCAACTTTATTTGGTAAATGGGATGAAAGCGTGCATTATGTGCATGGTGATTGTTCTGAAAAAGGCAAAGGATTTGAATCTCTATCTGAAGCCCGACTCTTGTGGAAACGGAGCAGGCCTCCACAATTTCCCACCAGATACAACTTGACACACTTCGCCATGACACTGAATGAGCTTACTCCTGGACTTAAG GAGAAGCTGCCACCTACAGATTCAAGGCTTAGACCTGATCAGAGACATTTGGAGAATGGAGAGTATGAAATGGCAAACTCTGAAAAGTTGAGACTTGAACAACGTCAAAGACTG GCTCGCAATATGCAAGAGAGGGGCTGGAAGCCACGGTGGTTCGCGAAGGATAAAGGAAGCGAGGCGTTCCGTTACCTAGGTGGCTATTGGGAggcgagagagaaggggaatTGGGAATCATGTCCTgatatttttggtcaaattcctTCAGATCAGCTACTCGATTGA
- the LOC104450471 gene encoding oxysterol-binding protein-related protein 1C isoform X2 has protein sequence MNPFCCISPVSDQHKPSPALTSRLPMSSAAARSDPAAVRLGNHFGHGHGHARNGSCGDQNRLGQRPTADAGVAGMPSAREQPAVDVKINDIVGNGISGMLYKWVNYGKGWRPRWFVLQDGVLSYYKIHGPDKIAVNKETERGSKVIGEESMRRVSRTSPGQSQLRRKPFGEIHLKVSSIRESKSDDKRFSIFTGTKRLHLRAETREDRLTWMEALQAVKDMFPRMSNSELMAPMDNLAVSTEKLRQRLQEEGLHEAAILDSEQIMRSEFASLQSQLLLLKQKQWLLTDTLRQLETEKVDLENTVVDESQKQHTDHGAASISRQDKCSEASASESDADTERVDAAEEETDDEVHTFFDTHDFLSSGSFKSNGSEVRRSSVSSDDGIYGADSEDDVDPSIKSVGRNFPYVKRRKKLPDPVEKEKGVSLWSMIKDNIGKDLTKVCLPVYFNEPLSSLQKCFEDLEYSYLIDQAYEWGRRGNSLMRILNVAAFAISGYASTEGRICKPFNPLLGETYEADYPDKGVRFFSEKVSHHPMIVACHCEGTGWRFWGDSNLKSKFWGRSIQLDPTGVLTIEFDDGEIFQWSKVTTSIYNLILGKLYCEHYGTMRIQGNRGYSCKLKFKEQSIIDRNPHQVHGIVQDRNGKTAATLFGKWDESVHYVHGDCSEKGKGFESLSEARLLWKRSRPPQFPTRYNLTHFAMTLNELTPGLKEKLPPTDSRLRPDQRHLENGEYEMANSEKLRLEQRQRLARNMQERGWKPRWFAKDKGSEAFRYLGGYWEAREKGNWESCPDIFGQIPSDQLLD, from the exons ATGAACCCGTTCTGCTGCATCTCCCCGGTCTCCGATCAACacaagccctcgccggccctcacctccCGCCTCCCCAtgtcctccgccgccgccagaTCCGATCCGGCGGCCGTCCGGCTCGGGAACCACTTCGGCCATGGCCACGGCCACGCGCGGAACGGCAGCTGTGGCGATCAGAACCGGCTCGGCCAGCGGCCTACGGCGGACGCGGGGGTGGCGGGGATGCCGTCGGCGAGGGAGCAGCCGGCGGTCGACGTGAAGATCAACGACATCGTGGGGAACGGCATATCGGGAATGCTGTACAAGTGGGTGAATTACGGTAAAGGCTGGAGGCCGAGGTGGTTCGTGTTGCAGGACGGCGTGTTGTCGTACTACAAGATACACGGACCTGATAAAATCGCGGTTAACAAGGAGACGGAGAGGGGATCGAAGGTTATAGGTGAAGAATCGATGAGGAGGGTCTCCAGGACTTCCCCCGGTCAATCGCAGCTTCGGCGTAAGCCTTTCGGTGAAATTCATCTCAAG GTTTCATCTATCCGCGAAAGTAAGTCAGATGACAAGaggttttcaattttcacgGGAACCAAAAGGCTTCACCTAAGGGCAGAGACGCGGGAAGATCGATTGACTTGGATGGAAGCATTGCAGGCTGTCAAGGACATGTTTCCACGAATGTCCAACAGTGAGCTTATGGCTCCAATGGACAATTTGGCTGTGTCAACTGAAAAGTTGAGGCAGAGGCTTCAGGAAGAGGGTTTGCATGAGGCAGCCATTTTGGACAGTGAACAGATTATGAGGAGTGAGTTTGCTTCTCTGCAGAGCCAGCTGCTTCTGCTTAAACAGAAGCAGTGGTTGCTTACTGACACTTTGCGGCAATTAGAG ACAGAGAAAGTGGATTTGGAGAACACTGTGGTTGATGAGAGCCAGAAACAGCACACCGATCATGGGGCTGCTTCCATTTCAAGGCAAGACAAGTGCAGTG AAGCAAGTGCAAGTGAATCAGATGCTGATACTGAAAGAGTTGATGCTGCAGAAGAAGAAACAGATGACGAAGTCCATACTTTCTTTGATACTCATGATTTTTTATCGTCTGGCTCTTTCAAAAGTAACGGATCTGAAGTCCGGAGATCATCTGTCTCTTCAGATGACGGAATTTATGGGGCTGACTCAGAAGATGACGTTGACCCCTCCATTAAATCCGTTGGCAGAAATTTTCCTTATGTCAAACGGCGCAAGAAGTTGCCTGATCCTGTCGAAAAGGAGAAGGGTGTCAGTCTCTGGTCAATGATAAAGGATAACATTGGGAAAGATCTTACAAAAGTTTGTCTTCCTGTTTACTTCAATGAGCCCCTTTCGTCTCTCCAGAAgtgttttgaagatttggaataTTCATATCTTATTGATCAGGCCTACGAATGGGGTAGAAGG GGTAACAGCCTCATGAGGATTCTTAATGTTGCTGCTTTTGCTATATCTGGATATGCttcaactgaaggaagaatttGCAAACCATTCAATCCATTATTGGGGGAGACCTATGAAGCTGACTATCCTGATAAAGGAGTCCGTTTTTTCTCAGAGAAG GTCAGTCATCATCCCATGATAGTGGCATGTCACTGTGAAGGAACTGGATGGAGATTCTGGGGAGACAGCAATTTAAAGAGCAAATTTTGGGGCCGGTCAATTCAGCTTGACCCAACTGGTGTCTTGACTATAGAATTTGATGACGGGGAAATTTTCCAATGGAGTAAG gttaCAACATCTATATACAATCTCATATTGGGAAAATTGTACTGCGAACATTATGGCACTATGCGCATACAAGGAAATCGTGGCTATTCATGTAAGCTGAAATTTAAGGAACAGTCCATTATAGACAGAAATCCTCACCag GTGCATGGCATTGTCCAAGATAGAAATGGAAAGACAGCGGCAACTTTATTTGGTAAATGGGATGAAAGCGTGCATTATGTGCATGGTGATTGTTCTGAAAAAGGCAAAGGATTTGAATCTCTATCTGAAGCCCGACTCTTGTGGAAACGGAGCAGGCCTCCACAATTTCCCACCAGATACAACTTGACACACTTCGCCATGACACTGAATGAGCTTACTCCTGGACTTAAG GAGAAGCTGCCACCTACAGATTCAAGGCTTAGACCTGATCAGAGACATTTGGAGAATGGAGAGTATGAAATGGCAAACTCTGAAAAGTTGAGACTTGAACAACGTCAAAGACTG GCTCGCAATATGCAAGAGAGGGGCTGGAAGCCACGGTGGTTCGCGAAGGATAAAGGAAGCGAGGCGTTCCGTTACCTAGGTGGCTATTGGGAggcgagagagaaggggaatTGGGAATCATGTCCTgatatttttggtcaaattcctTCAGATCAGCTACTCGATTGA